The DNA sequence TGTGAATGATTTTTCGCTGCAGCTTCGTACTGACAACACGGATGCATTGCCAATTTCGCTTGGTGATTATGGCTCGCTGGAGTTAGCGCCGCAGGCACTGCAGGACCTACGAATCAAAGGCAACCTGCAGCCTTACAACTATGATCTTCTGCCGGGTAACCAGCGTGAAGATCGGCTGTTCCGCTCAATGTTCCGGAACAGCACCACTCGCCCCGGAAACTTTGGCCTCAGTTTCGACCAGCTCGCATTACAGGCGCTGGACATCAATATTCCGGAGTTTGGCAATTATGCCAGCGGCGGCATCGAGGGGGATATCTCCATAGAAGACGTGCGCGGTGTCTCGCTGGATTTCCGCGGCCTGGTACCCCGCTGGCTGTCTGGGCAAGTAGGGGCGGTGAAGCTGCGCAATATTGAAATCAACCTTGAGGAGCTCACACGCTCCGGGCTCGAGCCTGCGCAGCCAGAGCCGACCTACCGCGACCTGTCCGTATTCCGTGAAGGCGAGGAGGAGGACGTACCATGATGCAGCCCACCGTTCCCGATACTGGCCGTCATGATCCGATACAACGCCCGCCACAAAGCGCGGCAGAGTTGCAGCGTTTAGAGAATGACGCAGACCGTTTCAGTGATGCCGCCCTGGCCGGCCGGCGCACACCTTTGAGCGGGCCCAGCCTGCCTCGTGGGCCAGGAACCGGTTTCAGCGGTCTGGGTTCCGGCAAACCAATACCGCCGCACCTGCAGGGCCGGCTGTCACGTAATCTTGGCCTGGACCTGAAAGATATACGCCTGCACGACGATGCCAGGGCACGCGCCACCACCGGACAACTACACGCCAACGCAGCTGTTTCGGGCAATCAGATCGCTCTGGGGCGCGATTCTGAGAGCCAGGGCGCGGATGAACTGATTGCACATGAGGTCGCCCATTTAACCCAGGGTGCCAGGGCCGATGCCCTTCCCGGCGTGCTCTGTAACGAGGGTGGTGATTCGCGTGGTATCGGCACCAGCCCTCCGGAAGCAACATACACCCTGGGTTCGGGCGCCGGGCCAGAAGACGCTCATGTTGTATTCGATTTCGACAGTGCCGAACTTACTCCGGGTGCACGGGCCAGCCTGCGGCAGCTGGCGCAAAACCAGACTACCGCGGTTAATCTTGACCTCTATGGTTACGCCAGTGCTGAAGGTGCCAATGACTACAACGTCAATCTGTCCGCCCATCGCGCCGTTGCAGTGCAACGCTTTTTGCAGCCATTACTACCGGAAAACTCGCTGGTTACAGTGCATGCCCACGGCGAAATCAGCCGCTTCGAAGAACCCAGCGACAATCGCCGCGTGGGTATCGATGTGCAGCAGCAGACCGGGACGTCCGGCAATGGACAATTGCCGGGACTGCCGCTGCCGGCGACGCCGCCACCGCGTCTGCCGGAAAGGTTCCGGTTGCGGCTGGCCTCACCGCTGACACTGCAGCCGCCACTGGCCCAGGGCATTTTTCAGATACCCCCCATGGCTGCTGCCAACCAGCAGCTGGATTTCCTTCCCATGGCGCGTGCCGCCAGCGCCCGGGGTCTGCATCTGCCGGATCTGGTCGATCAGGGCGAGCTGGAAAGCGCCTATGCCCTGCACCGGCGGCTGTATCCATGGATACCCGAAGATCCGGCAAGTGTACGAAACTGGCTGGCCTCCAAAATCGTCGGCGCGATCGGAGCCCAGGCCTTTACTGAACGCACTTTCGAGGCGCAGCTGAGCCAGGAGCATCCCGGACTGTTGGAGGACATGGAAAGGCGGGAACAGATAGATCGCATGATGCGGGGAGAAGAAGAGCCCTTCGTGA is a window from the Marinobacter sp. ANT_B65 genome containing:
- a CDS encoding OmpA family protein — encoded protein: MMQPTVPDTGRHDPIQRPPQSAAELQRLENDADRFSDAALAGRRTPLSGPSLPRGPGTGFSGLGSGKPIPPHLQGRLSRNLGLDLKDIRLHDDARARATTGQLHANAAVSGNQIALGRDSESQGADELIAHEVAHLTQGARADALPGVLCNEGGDSRGIGTSPPEATYTLGSGAGPEDAHVVFDFDSAELTPGARASLRQLAQNQTTAVNLDLYGYASAEGANDYNVNLSAHRAVAVQRFLQPLLPENSLVTVHAHGEISRFEEPSDNRRVGIDVQQQTGTSGNGQLPGLPLPATPPPRLPERFRLRLASPLTLQPPLAQGIFQIPPMAAANQQLDFLPMARAASARGLHLPDLVDQGELESAYALHRRLYPWIPEDPASVRNWLASKIVGAIGAQAFTERTFEAQLSQEHPGLLEDMERREQIDRMMRGEEEPFVIPPITIFELQFDITSRGLVFE